Proteins encoded within one genomic window of Geotalea daltonii FRC-32:
- a CDS encoding desulfoferrodoxin — protein MSKKLEIYKCQSCGNIIEVFHAGAGELVCCGSPMALQVENTVDASREKHLPVVEKNAGGITVKVGSIPHPMEEQHFIEWIEVVADGRIFRQELKPGDVPQAVFPAGSGKVVVREYCSLHGQWATNE, from the coding sequence ATGAGCAAAAAACTGGAAATCTACAAATGTCAAAGCTGTGGAAACATAATCGAGGTCTTTCACGCCGGAGCGGGTGAACTGGTCTGCTGCGGCAGTCCCATGGCGCTGCAGGTGGAGAATACGGTGGACGCTTCCCGGGAAAAACATCTGCCGGTAGTTGAAAAGAACGCCGGCGGCATCACTGTCAAAGTCGGCAGCATCCCCCATCCCATGGAGGAGCAGCATTTTATTGAATGGATCGAAGTGGTTGCCGATGGCCGGATATTCCGCCAGGAACTGAAGCCGGGCGATGTTCCCCAGGCAGTTTTCCCGGCGGGAAGCGGTAAGGTTGTCGTTCGAGAATACTGTTCTCTTCACGGCCAGTGGGCTACCAACGAATAG
- a CDS encoding MFS transporter: protein MNQKTRWLLTLCLAQIFIMLAFINYSAVLPLLKQEWEMNNVKAGSIFSVYQLGYIASGVILSTLTDRLNTKHIFIFSALWSGTANLLFAFCAHDYLSALVFRGLTGIGMGGTYMPGLKLVAEKFAAGKRGKAVGIYVGSLVLGASLSLAVTGAVTSLAGWRWAFIVCSIGVYCGAALSLIVFKGYHPTVHVASEQGFRGEVLRNKPAFLMILGYGSHMWEMYGMRSWLAPFFTAALVGHGIAKGIATGWAATAAAVIIGIGTFSTAITGTLSDILGRTRTIFIVMCGSAMLSFTFGWLVNVNPYLTFAVGIVYGYLIVAESPVFSAGLTELVAPGYMGAAMGLQSLIGYSLGMISPTVFGWALDLCHGWQPWPGIDADWGVAFATAGLGAVTGPIFMYMLRRCPESERMAGGRR from the coding sequence ATGAACCAAAAGACCCGCTGGCTTTTGACCCTCTGCCTGGCCCAGATATTCATCATGCTGGCTTTCATCAATTATTCGGCGGTTCTTCCACTCTTGAAGCAAGAATGGGAGATGAACAACGTCAAAGCCGGTTCCATATTCTCCGTCTACCAGCTGGGATACATTGCTTCTGGGGTCATCCTCTCCACCCTGACAGATCGGCTGAACACCAAGCACATCTTCATTTTCTCGGCCCTGTGGTCAGGCACAGCCAACTTGCTTTTTGCCTTTTGCGCCCATGATTATCTATCTGCCTTGGTGTTCCGGGGCTTGACCGGCATAGGCATGGGGGGGACCTACATGCCCGGACTGAAACTGGTGGCGGAAAAATTTGCTGCCGGCAAGCGGGGAAAGGCAGTCGGCATCTATGTGGGATCGCTGGTTCTTGGTGCATCCCTATCCCTGGCGGTGACCGGCGCCGTCACTTCCCTGGCCGGCTGGAGATGGGCTTTCATCGTCTGCTCCATCGGTGTCTACTGCGGTGCAGCCTTGTCCCTCATCGTCTTCAAAGGCTACCACCCCACTGTGCACGTCGCTTCCGAACAAGGTTTTCGCGGCGAAGTACTTCGCAACAAGCCGGCATTTCTGATGATATTGGGCTATGGCTCCCACATGTGGGAGATGTACGGCATGAGAAGCTGGCTGGCGCCTTTTTTCACCGCCGCACTGGTGGGTCACGGCATAGCCAAAGGAATCGCCACCGGCTGGGCGGCCACTGCAGCAGCGGTTATTATCGGCATCGGCACCTTTTCCACCGCCATTACCGGTACCCTGTCAGATATCCTGGGCAGGACCAGAACCATTTTCATAGTCATGTGCGGCAGCGCCATGCTCTCCTTCACCTTCGGCTGGCTGGTGAATGTCAATCCCTACCTCACCTTTGCCGTCGGCATTGTCTATGGCTATTTGATAGTTGCCGAATCACCGGTTTTTTCGGCAGGACTGACGGAATTGGTGGCTCCCGGCTATATGGGTGCTGCCATGGGACTTCAATCCCTGATCGGTTATTCCCTGGGAATGATCTCGCCAACCGTTTTCGGCTGGGCTCTTGACCTGTGCCACGGCTGGCAACCCTGGCCCGGAATAGATGCCGACTGGGGAGTCGCATTTGCAACTGCAGGCCTGGGCGCGGTCACCGGCCCCATCTTCATGTACATGTTGCGCCGTTGTCCGGAAAGCGAGCGCATGGCAGGCGGCAGGCGCTAG
- a CDS encoding transglutaminase-like domain-containing protein, which translates to MNKLLMLLVVSCLLSAAPCLAKSRGGVVTVEVDLSAQEPGKEARLWLPYAVSDAEQQISHVKISGDYASSAVYTERVNGTPILYAQWDKNTAGRKLVYSFTVEREEAVRRSFPAKESSWSPDDYRQYLAATSLGPVDGEVKKIAEMITKGKTTVLEKAKAIYDWTCENTWRDPDTRGCGKGDVCALLKKPGGKCTDISSVFVALARAAGVPAREIFGIRLGKKAEEDITGWQHCWAEFYLPGYGWVPVDPADVRKAMLVEKLKPEDVRTRELHDYFWGGIDQYRVKLAFGRDLVLNPAQSGAPLNTFGYPYAEVGGNVIDWLEPATFSYRITYREK; encoded by the coding sequence ATGAATAAGTTGTTGATGCTGTTGGTTGTTTCCTGTCTTCTTAGTGCCGCTCCTTGCTTGGCAAAGAGCCGTGGCGGTGTCGTCACGGTGGAGGTGGATCTTTCCGCGCAGGAGCCGGGCAAGGAGGCAAGACTCTGGCTCCCCTATGCCGTTTCCGATGCGGAGCAGCAGATTTCCCATGTGAAGATCTCCGGCGACTATGCCTCCTCTGCCGTGTATACAGAACGGGTCAACGGTACCCCGATCCTTTATGCCCAATGGGACAAAAATACTGCCGGCCGTAAGCTGGTCTATTCCTTCACCGTGGAAAGGGAGGAAGCGGTGCGCCGCAGTTTTCCTGCAAAGGAGTCGTCGTGGAGCCCTGACGACTATCGACAATATCTTGCTGCTACCAGCCTCGGACCGGTCGATGGGGAAGTGAAGAAAATTGCTGAAATGATCACCAAAGGGAAAACAACCGTACTGGAGAAGGCGAAGGCCATCTATGACTGGACCTGCGAAAACACCTGGCGCGATCCAGATACACGCGGCTGCGGCAAGGGGGATGTCTGTGCCCTGCTCAAGAAGCCCGGCGGTAAATGCACTGATATATCTTCGGTCTTTGTCGCCCTTGCCAGAGCGGCCGGGGTTCCGGCCCGCGAGATCTTCGGTATCAGGCTGGGCAAAAAGGCAGAAGAGGATATCACGGGGTGGCAGCACTGCTGGGCCGAGTTCTATTTGCCCGGTTACGGCTGGGTTCCCGTGGATCCGGCAGACGTGCGCAAGGCGATGCTGGTGGAAAAGCTGAAGCCAGAGGATGTCAGGACACGGGAGCTGCATGACTACTTTTGGGGAGGGATCGACCAATATCGGGTGAAACTTGCCTTCGGGCGCGATCTGGTCCTTAATCCTGCCCAAAGCGGAGCGCCGCTCAATACCTTCGGCTATCCCTATGCAGAGGTTGGTGGCAACGTGATAGACTGGCTGGAGCCGGCAACCTTCAGTTACCGAATAACCTACCGGGAGAAGTAG
- a CDS encoding selenium metabolism-associated LysR family transcriptional regulator encodes MNLKQLEVFLAVAETGSFSQGAEATFITQSTVSLHISSLEKEFGVKLLDRTGKGALLTEGGKVFRQHARQVVVAAQEVALAMSRFRGVEYTTLCIGGSNIPGDYIIPEILSLLLARFPSLTVNMIQGDSREILAKIQNEEIETGIIGSWFDNDDFILTPVGNDVIRLVVGEKHRWHGRKAIGLEELQEEAFILRESGSGTGKTVAEALVSAGMNIAAIQVKARLGSNEAIKQAVMNGLGISFISQISINKELSRKELAAMDVSGVNLSRHFYLVQRKGRELSPAANAFVEIARKMHSTEKA; translated from the coding sequence ATGAACCTGAAACAGCTAGAGGTTTTTTTGGCAGTGGCCGAAACGGGCAGTTTTTCCCAAGGGGCAGAGGCGACCTTCATTACCCAGTCGACGGTAAGCCTGCACATATCCTCATTGGAAAAAGAATTCGGCGTCAAGCTACTGGACCGGACCGGCAAGGGTGCACTGCTCACTGAGGGGGGGAAGGTGTTCCGGCAGCACGCCCGGCAGGTTGTTGTCGCGGCACAGGAGGTCGCACTGGCCATGAGCCGCTTCCGGGGAGTCGAATACACAACCCTGTGCATCGGTGGCAGCAACATTCCAGGCGACTATATCATTCCTGAAATACTGTCTTTATTGCTGGCCCGTTTTCCTTCGCTCACCGTAAACATGATTCAGGGTGACAGCCGGGAGATTCTTGCCAAGATCCAGAATGAAGAAATTGAAACCGGAATCATCGGCAGTTGGTTCGACAATGATGACTTTATCCTCACACCGGTGGGTAATGACGTAATCAGGCTTGTGGTGGGGGAAAAACATCGATGGCACGGCAGGAAAGCAATAGGCCTGGAGGAGCTGCAGGAGGAGGCTTTCATCCTCCGTGAGTCCGGTTCCGGGACGGGCAAAACAGTAGCTGAAGCCTTGGTGTCTGCAGGAATGAATATAGCCGCCATACAGGTAAAGGCGCGGCTGGGAAGTAACGAGGCCATAAAGCAGGCGGTGATGAACGGATTGGGGATTTCTTTTATTTCACAGATCTCAATAAATAAAGAACTGTCAAGAAAAGAACTAGCAGCAATGGACGTAAGCGGGGTGAATCTTTCGCGACATTTTTATTTGGTACAAAGGAAGGGGCGGGAACTATCGCCCGCAGCCAATGCCTTTGTTGAAATTGCCCGGAAGATGCACTCAACGGAGAAGGCATAG
- a CDS encoding Bax inhibitor-1/YccA family protein — protein sequence MDDFNVNYPRTADQVAIAQNTLIRQVYAWMGGGLLVTAILAMVTISSPVMLNAIFGNRLVFYALILGELGLVFAISGAINRLSATAASSLFILYAALNGVTMSAIFAVYTAESIGSTFVITAATFGAMSIYGYVTKRDLTGMGSFLFMGLIGIVIASIVNIFTKSSAASWIISALGVIVFTGLTAYDTWKIKAMAASGAEGRKPAILGALTLYLDFINLFLMLLRLLGNRR from the coding sequence ATGGACGACTTCAATGTGAATTACCCACGCACCGCCGATCAGGTTGCCATCGCCCAGAACACCCTTATCAGACAGGTCTACGCCTGGATGGGTGGCGGACTTCTGGTTACTGCAATTCTGGCCATGGTCACCATTTCTTCACCGGTTATGCTCAATGCCATCTTCGGCAACAGGTTGGTGTTCTACGCACTTATCCTGGGCGAACTGGGGCTGGTATTCGCCATTTCCGGCGCCATCAACAGGCTCAGCGCCACTGCAGCCTCGTCATTGTTCATTCTCTATGCCGCCCTGAATGGCGTCACCATGTCCGCCATCTTCGCCGTCTACACCGCCGAATCCATCGGCTCCACCTTTGTCATCACCGCCGCCACCTTCGGTGCCATGAGCATTTATGGTTATGTGACAAAGCGTGACCTGACAGGCATGGGCAGCTTTCTCTTCATGGGGCTGATCGGTATTGTCATCGCCTCGATCGTCAATATCTTCACCAAAAGCAGCGCCGCCTCGTGGATCATTTCTGCCCTGGGGGTGATAGTTTTTACCGGTCTTACCGCCTATGACACCTGGAAGATCAAGGCCATGGCCGCGAGCGGTGCAGAGGGTCGGAAACCGGCCATCCTCGGTGCCCTTACCCTTTATCTGGATTTCATCAACTTGTTTCTCATGCTGCTACGTCTGCTCGGTAACCGCCGCTAG
- a CDS encoding YaeQ family protein: protein MALPSTIYRANIQLADVDRSSYETLQATIARHPSETAERLVLRLLAYAICYVPELAFTKGVGAGAEPDLWVKGGDGRVTLWIEVGTPEPERLLKAARHAGRVVLVASAQNRSRWEDQHLARLGAMPNLSVVGIDFNFVRGLADGLERSIAWEVTITSGTIYVTTSGKTLEAPLELLAGLPLSEA, encoded by the coding sequence ATGGCCTTACCTTCCACCATCTACCGTGCAAACATCCAACTGGCCGATGTTGATCGTAGCAGCTATGAAACGCTGCAGGCAACCATTGCCCGTCACCCATCGGAGACTGCAGAGCGCCTGGTGTTGCGTCTTTTGGCCTATGCCATCTGCTACGTGCCCGAACTGGCCTTTACCAAAGGGGTCGGCGCCGGAGCCGAGCCCGATCTGTGGGTCAAGGGGGGCGATGGCCGGGTTACGCTCTGGATCGAAGTGGGAACACCGGAGCCGGAACGCTTGCTCAAGGCGGCCCGTCATGCGGGCAGGGTAGTGCTTGTGGCGAGCGCCCAGAACCGGAGCCGCTGGGAGGACCAGCACCTGGCCCGGCTTGGCGCCATGCCGAACCTTTCGGTCGTCGGCATTGATTTCAATTTTGTAAGGGGACTGGCTGACGGCCTGGAGCGGTCAATCGCCTGGGAAGTTACCATCACCAGTGGCACTATCTATGTAACTACTTCCGGCAAGACTCTGGAAGCTCCACTGGAACTGCTGGCCGGTCTCCCATTGAGCGAAGCATAG
- a CDS encoding tRNA-uridine aminocarboxypropyltransferase yields MKITLLTHFKEFDKRSNTGRLVLEIMGDAAEQVRWDRMNPPAGLVEEIESGGVALVYPGPADESEEINGNLSHITHFILIDGTWHEARKIHQRSPYLRKAHRVSLKPAGMSRYNLRKNQKEACLCTAECVIEILRSTGRIEQAEQLQERFLSFIRPPGAMRGAAVGQ; encoded by the coding sequence ATGAAAATCACCCTGTTGACCCATTTCAAGGAATTCGATAAGCGCTCCAATACCGGCCGTCTGGTGCTGGAAATCATGGGGGATGCGGCCGAGCAGGTGCGCTGGGACCGCATGAATCCCCCTGCCGGGCTGGTGGAAGAGATCGAGTCCGGCGGGGTGGCGCTTGTCTATCCTGGACCTGCTGACGAAAGCGAAGAAATCAACGGCAATCTGTCGCACATCACCCACTTTATCCTCATCGACGGCACCTGGCACGAGGCCCGCAAGATTCACCAGCGCAGCCCCTATCTGCGAAAGGCCCACCGGGTCAGCCTCAAGCCGGCCGGCATGTCCCGCTACAACCTGCGAAAAAACCAGAAAGAGGCCTGCCTGTGTACGGCCGAATGCGTCATCGAGATACTGCGGAGCACGGGGCGGATTGAGCAGGCCGAGCAGCTGCAGGAGCGTTTTCTCTCTTTCATCAGGCCGCCGGGTGCCATGCGCGGGGCGGCGGTTGGGCAGTAG
- a CDS encoding DEAD/DEAH box helicase: MNFQLFNFHPLISAAVKEAGYVTPTPIQTQAIPPVMDGKDVMGLAQTGTGKTAAFVLPILQRLMEGPRGRVRALIIAPTRELAEQIHEAITVLGQQTRLKSATVYGGVNINPQIQKLRNGVEIVVACPGRLLDHMGQRTIDLSHLEVLVLDEADQMFDMGFLPDIRRILGQLPKKRQTLLFSATMPPDIKRLAGEILHNPVTVQVGSTAPPVTVNHAIYPVSQHLKTPLLLELLRHTDKQSVLVFTKTKHRAKRVGEQLEKAGYRAASLQGNLSQNRRQAALDGFRDGSFQILVATDIAARGIDVTQISHVVNYDITDKAETYIHRIGRTGRASRSGDAFTLVTAEDTAMVRTIEKALGAPLERRTVEGFDYNVPAPHRDAEFARPPRTPQVRKQPKAKPAANKSAAPAKGGQPAKQVAAGHPGKEARPGASRQRVHRSRRAQ, from the coding sequence ATGAATTTTCAGTTATTTAATTTTCACCCACTTATCTCGGCCGCAGTGAAGGAAGCAGGCTATGTGACGCCGACACCGATTCAGACCCAGGCAATTCCTCCTGTTATGGATGGAAAGGATGTCATGGGCCTGGCCCAGACCGGCACCGGAAAAACAGCCGCGTTCGTTCTGCCAATCCTGCAAAGGCTGATGGAGGGACCGAGGGGCAGGGTGCGCGCCCTGATTATCGCACCGACCAGGGAGCTGGCCGAGCAGATTCACGAGGCCATTACGGTGCTCGGACAGCAGACCCGCCTTAAGAGCGCCACCGTCTATGGCGGCGTTAACATCAATCCGCAGATACAGAAGCTGAGAAATGGCGTGGAAATCGTCGTTGCCTGTCCGGGACGCCTCCTGGACCACATGGGCCAAAGGACCATCGATCTATCCCATCTGGAAGTGCTGGTCCTGGATGAGGCCGACCAGATGTTCGACATGGGATTTCTTCCCGACATCCGCCGCATCCTAGGACAATTGCCGAAAAAGCGCCAGACGTTGCTCTTTTCGGCAACCATGCCTCCGGATATCAAACGCCTGGCCGGAGAAATTTTGCACAACCCGGTTACGGTGCAGGTGGGATCCACCGCTCCGCCGGTTACGGTGAATCATGCAATCTATCCGGTTTCCCAACACCTCAAGACCCCTCTGCTCCTGGAACTGCTGCGCCACACCGACAAGCAGTCGGTGCTGGTCTTCACCAAAACAAAACACCGCGCCAAGCGTGTCGGCGAGCAGCTGGAAAAAGCCGGTTACCGGGCCGCTTCCCTCCAGGGAAATCTTTCCCAGAACAGGCGTCAGGCCGCATTGGATGGCTTTCGTGACGGCTCGTTCCAGATCCTGGTAGCAACCGATATCGCAGCCCGGGGCATCGACGTGACACAGATATCCCACGTGGTGAATTACGACATTACCGATAAGGCGGAGACCTACATCCATCGTATCGGCCGTACCGGTCGTGCATCAAGAAGCGGCGACGCCTTTACCCTGGTAACTGCCGAGGATACGGCAATGGTGCGCACCATCGAGAAGGCCCTTGGCGCCCCTTTGGAACGGCGCACGGTCGAGGGCTTCGATTACAATGTCCCGGCACCGCACCGCGACGCTGAATTCGCACGCCCCCCCAGAACGCCCCAAGTCCGCAAACAGCCCAAGGCAAAGCCAGCCGCAAATAAAAGCGCGGCTCCTGCCAAAGGCGGCCAGCCTGCAAAACAGGTGGCAGCGGGCCATCCGGGTAAGGAAGCTCGCCCTGGTGCTTCACGGCAACGGGTACATCGCTCGCGGCGCGCCCAGTGA
- a CDS encoding cold-shock protein, translated as MVNGTVKWFNDSKGFGFLEQENGEDVFCHFSAISGEGFKSLAEGDRVQFEVTKGPKGLQAANVTRI; from the coding sequence ATGGTAAACGGAACAGTAAAATGGTTTAATGACAGCAAAGGTTTTGGATTTCTCGAGCAGGAAAACGGCGAAGATGTATTTTGCCACTTTTCCGCCATCAGCGGCGAAGGATTCAAATCCCTTGCTGAGGGGGATAGGGTTCAGTTTGAGGTCACCAAGGGTCCGAAAGGGCTTCAGGCCGCGAATGTAACCAGAATTTGA
- a CDS encoding putative quinol monooxygenase — protein MAHLTVVAKVVAKKESIEALKAELFKLIPPTRKEEGCIEYRLHQDNHDPAIFIFYENWQNKDALDRHMASPHFTAYVKATETLMADKAVNLMTGVE, from the coding sequence ATGGCACACTTGACCGTCGTGGCAAAGGTAGTGGCAAAAAAGGAATCCATCGAGGCATTGAAGGCGGAGCTGTTCAAACTGATCCCACCCACCCGGAAAGAGGAAGGATGCATCGAGTACCGGCTGCACCAGGATAACCATGACCCGGCCATCTTTATTTTCTACGAAAACTGGCAGAACAAGGATGCCCTGGACCGGCACATGGCATCGCCTCATTTCACCGCTTATGTGAAGGCTACCGAAACCCTGATGGCGGATAAAGCCGTGAATCTCATGACCGGCGTAGAATAA
- a CDS encoding HD domain-containing protein — MKDLLISLQALFPTDCHEHIYVVGGSVRDFLLGKESEDIDLVAALPDETLRSCGFYPITGKTTVPIWFQCHPELGKIEIIQLREESLIEDLRRRDFTINAIAMHLSGMLYDPLDGSRHLREGLLQACTDNTFADDPLRIFRAFRFEADGWQMTTGSKALILGRDWTARLGHIPVERFSREMLKALGGKEPGIFFQRMLACRVGKEWLPELFSMTKVPAGPLEHHPEGDLFTHSLQVLQRTAAVTGDPLARFCAFFHDIGKLATGPDLYPRHHGHEEAGFHMGHRLGRRLCLPASYMKALSWTSRLHMHLNKWAELRSSTRIRSAEQAAKAGIASILPVIAGADKPENTIPLGWETAVKVAAMTTAELGIEIERLCAIPAEKRADFILQKRVEMLRMLEGKKYP; from the coding sequence ATGAAGGATTTGCTGATCTCCCTGCAGGCGCTTTTCCCAACCGACTGCCATGAACATATTTATGTGGTAGGGGGGAGTGTCCGTGACTTCCTACTCGGCAAGGAGAGCGAAGATATCGACCTGGTGGCGGCGCTTCCCGATGAAACGCTCCGTAGCTGCGGGTTTTACCCGATCACGGGCAAGACGACCGTCCCCATCTGGTTCCAGTGCCACCCTGAACTGGGGAAGATCGAGATCATTCAGCTCAGGGAAGAGTCCCTCATTGAGGACCTGCGCCGCCGTGACTTCACCATCAACGCTATTGCCATGCATCTTTCCGGTATGCTATACGATCCCCTTGACGGGAGCCGCCACTTGCGGGAAGGCCTTTTGCAGGCCTGTACCGACAATACTTTTGCCGACGACCCCTTGAGGATCTTCAGGGCCTTCCGTTTCGAGGCGGACGGCTGGCAGATGACAACCGGGTCCAAGGCGCTGATCCTGGGTAGGGACTGGACTGCCAGGCTCGGCCATATCCCGGTGGAACGATTCAGCCGGGAAATGCTCAAGGCCCTCGGCGGCAAGGAGCCGGGGATATTCTTTCAGCGGATGCTGGCGTGCCGGGTGGGCAAGGAGTGGCTGCCCGAGCTGTTCTCCATGACGAAAGTCCCGGCCGGCCCCCTGGAGCATCATCCAGAGGGAGACCTGTTCACCCACTCCCTGCAGGTGCTGCAACGGACCGCAGCGGTGACCGGCGACCCGCTGGCCCGCTTCTGTGCTTTTTTTCACGATATCGGCAAGCTGGCCACCGGTCCTGACCTGTATCCCAGGCATCATGGCCACGAAGAGGCAGGATTCCATATGGGACACCGTCTGGGCAGGCGTCTGTGTCTGCCTGCCAGTTACATGAAGGCTCTTTCCTGGACAAGCCGGCTCCATATGCATCTGAACAAATGGGCTGAGCTGCGCTCTTCTACCAGGATCAGGAGTGCGGAACAGGCCGCCAAGGCGGGTATTGCCTCGATCTTGCCGGTGATCGCCGGGGCCGACAAGCCGGAGAACACCATACCCCTCGGCTGGGAAACAGCGGTGAAAGTTGCCGCCATGACTACGGCGGAACTGGGGATCGAGATAGAGCGGCTTTGTGCCATTCCGGCAGAAAAGCGTGCCGACTTCATTTTGCAAAAGCGTGTGGAGATGCTCAGGATGCTGGAAGGGAAAAAATATCCATGA
- a CDS encoding polysaccharide deacetylase family protein, translating to MAEGIFKASFNRRHWFLLLIASLCLSACSTTPSPWRDDAVNALHAARQESADKHLPTEFESVHIAFSQAELLLQQGKDEEADRFYQLTVIKGRMLHKNVIAKTAQLLHGAGEANRASLERARERAILQAKEQAALANEEILSLRPAEPAARPAGSPEKANRKGAKRTLYLTFDDGPSPLTLTIARYLKSEGINATFFAVGRNIKGHEQLVKDTIGNGHTVANHTFTHDARRLSASPSALNGEIARTAALLDQLGGDGLLVRIPYGSNTIRRRISQISDPSVQIIDWDVDSNDTRPEGLGNHAFIARSVLNQLKNRHRENIVILFHDGAGHQETLAALKELVPRLKREGYRFAGLSRESQVAWVRKPQGTGLVAATKSDRRPKVRL from the coding sequence ATGGCTGAAGGCATATTCAAAGCATCATTCAACCGAAGGCACTGGTTCCTCCTGCTGATTGCCTCCCTGTGTCTTTCTGCATGCTCCACAACCCCGTCTCCCTGGCGGGACGACGCCGTTAACGCCTTACACGCTGCCCGCCAGGAAAGTGCCGATAAGCACCTGCCCACTGAATTCGAGAGTGTCCATATCGCCTTTTCCCAGGCCGAACTCCTGTTGCAGCAGGGAAAGGATGAAGAGGCCGACCGGTTTTACCAGCTGACCGTCATCAAGGGGAGGATGCTGCATAAAAATGTCATTGCAAAAACTGCCCAGCTTCTCCATGGGGCGGGCGAAGCAAACAGGGCTTCCCTGGAACGGGCACGGGAGCGTGCAATTCTGCAAGCCAAAGAACAGGCGGCCCTGGCAAACGAAGAGATCCTTTCCCTTCGCCCGGCCGAGCCAGCTGCCAGGCCGGCCGGCTCGCCGGAAAAGGCCAATCGCAAGGGGGCCAAACGGACCCTTTATCTTACCTTCGATGACGGGCCCTCGCCGCTCACCCTCACCATCGCCCGATATCTCAAGTCCGAAGGGATTAACGCTACCTTTTTTGCCGTGGGGCGGAATATCAAGGGACACGAACAGCTTGTGAAAGATACCATCGGCAATGGCCATACGGTCGCCAACCATACCTTTACCCATGATGCCAGAAGGTTATCCGCCAGCCCATCGGCCCTCAACGGCGAAATTGCAAGAACAGCGGCACTCCTGGACCAGCTTGGAGGAGACGGACTTCTGGTCCGCATTCCGTACGGGTCGAACACCATCCGGCGCCGAATCTCCCAAATCAGCGATCCGTCGGTACAGATTATCGATTGGGACGTAGACAGCAACGATACCAGGCCGGAAGGGCTGGGTAATCATGCATTCATTGCCAGAAGCGTGCTGAACCAGTTGAAGAACCGGCATCGGGAAAATATCGTCATACTGTTCCACGACGGAGCGGGGCACCAGGAAACCCTGGCGGCGCTGAAGGAACTGGTGCCGAGGCTCAAGCGGGAAGGGTATCGTTTTGCCGGGCTTTCCAGGGAATCGCAGGTAGCCTGGGTGAGGAAACCGCAAGGGACAGGGCTGGTTGCGGCTACGAAGAGCGACAGGCGGCCGAAGGTGCGGTTGTAG